The Zingiber officinale cultivar Zhangliang chromosome 9A, Zo_v1.1, whole genome shotgun sequence genome window below encodes:
- the LOC122020221 gene encoding U-box domain-containing protein 9-like: MANSEAAEGLTGFVSAARAEELKKELRRKVREISESEDCGVGTYEDAARALAALRELRSGGSVSPKEALASQRKAEEEFESAAVPKHFLCPISSELMRDPVILASGQTYDRLFIQEWFSSGNRTCPQTQQVLSDITLTPNHLVRSMISQWCMEHGITLSPLDHEQEGGLITRKERNARRGILDKILLSSIPEQKQAVRELRLLTKRNGSFRALVGESPNAIPQLLSVLSVPGLNCDLEVQEDTVTTILNLSIHESNKKIVGDDPQAIVLLIDALKTGSMETRSNSAAALFSLSALESNKVKIGEMGAMKPLVELLEQGSPNAKKDAGSAIFNLCMLHENRARALMEGVVRVLLRSIADQSLVDESLAILALLSRDQEAVEGIAESGGVASMLSIVRDGVCLRNKQNNKENAAVVLFAICMHDRTKLGDIAEEEKSTGSISRLVENGTPRARRKAAGMLDKWKRTMRSTHYSC, from the exons ATGGCGAACTCTGAGGCGGCGGAGGGGCTGACTGGATTCGTGTCGGCGGCGAGGGCGGAGGAGTTGAAGAAAGAGCTGCGGCGGAAGGTGAGGGAGATTTCAGAGTCGGAGGATTGCGGCGTGGGGACTTATGAGGATGCGGCCAGGGCGCTCGCGGCACTCAGGGAACTAAGGTCCGGCGGGAGCGTGAGTCCGAAGGAGGCCCTAGCGAGCCAGAGGAAGGCGGAGGAAGAGTTCGAGTCGGCGGCCGTCCCCAAGCATTTCTTGTGCCCGATCTCCTCGGAGCTGATGAGAGATCCCGTCATCCTGGCCTCCGGACAG ACCTATGACAGGCTTTTCATCCAGGAATGGTTCAGTTCTGGGAACAGAACATGCCCACAAACTCAGCAAGTCCTCTCGGACATCACCCTCACCCCTAATCACCTTGTCCGCAGCATGATCTCCCAATGGTGTATGGAACATGGCATCACTCTCTCTCCACTAGATCATGAGCAAGAAGGAGGGTTGATCACTAGGAAGGAGCGGAATGCGCGGCGTGGGATCCTCGATAAGATATTGTTGTCCTCTATTCCTGAACAAAAACAAGCAGTTAGGGAGCTCCGTCTGCTCACCAAGCGAAATGGATCGTTTCGAGCATTGGTAGGGGAGAGCCCAAATGCAATACCACAGTTGTTGTCTGTTCTATCTGTGCCGGGATTGAATTGCGACCTGGAGGTGCAGGAGGATACTGTGACCACAATACTTAACCTTTCAATCCATGAAAGCAATAAGAAGATCGTCGGTGACGACCCCCAAGCCATTGTTTTGCTTATTGATGCATTGAAGACTGGAAGTATGGAGACCCGTAGTAATTCAGCTGCGGCACTGTTTAGCTTATCCGCCCTTGAGTCCAACAAGGTCAAGATAGGGGAAATGGGTGCGATGAAACCGCTGGTTGAACTGCTAGAACAAGGCAGTCCCAATGCCAAGAAGGATGCTGGGTCTGCAATCTTCAACCTCTGCATGCTTCACGAGAACCGGGCCAGGGCACTGATGGAAGGGGTGGTTCGTGTGCTCCTGAGGTCCATAGCGGACCAGTCACTCGTCGACGAGTCACTGGCAATCCTCGCATTGTTATCAAGAGACCAAGAGGCAGTCGAGGGGATCGCCGAGTCTGGCGGCGTGGCCTCCATGCTGAGCATAGTAAGGGACGGCGTTTGCCTCCGGAACAAACAGAACAACAAAGAGAACGCAGCGGTCGTTCTGTTCGCAATTTGCATGCATGACCGGACGAAGCTTGGGGATATCGCAGAGGAGGAGAAGTCGACTGGGAGCATCTCTCGTCTGGTTGAGAACGGCACCCCCAGGGCACGCAGGAAGGCTGCTGGAATGCTGGACAAATGGAAGAGGACCATGCGTAGCACGCATTACTCATGTTGA